DNA sequence from the Candidatus Hinthialibacter antarcticus genome:
TATGTTGGCTGAATTTGAGTTTGCGACGCGGTCAGTAACGACCCAGTGGTCATTGCCCAGCGCATTGACGCTTCGTGTATGTAATATGCCTTTGTTAAGATATCCGCTATGCACTGCTTCTATGTTTGAATCCGATTTTATGTTTACGCAACATTTCGCCCATGGAAGAAATAAAAAACGGTTCACTTTTTCCATTTGGTTTGATCGGTCAATCTCTATTGTATTGTGACAACTTGTATCCATCATGCTATGTGAGAAAGCGTCTTTTGTGTTATAAGAAAAAGTACCTGGCTCTAATGTGATCGGTTCACTTTTATTCCAGATACCTATGTGTAACAGGTCCGCGTGTGAGGGGCGGTGTTTAAATTGAGCGGGAGAATGAAAATAGAGTCTCGAATTGGGTTGATGGATAATATTATGCCCCCCATTCTCTGCGTGCATATTATTCTGACTTCGTGCGTGTTTCTCTCTTTCTGAATGTAATTGTGAATCCCCGCTCAACCAATACAAGGCCTCATCCCAAGGCCCAGACCGTAGTAATAAATTTGGCGCAAAAAACCAAGCAGTGGTTTGAAGGGCAGGGCGGAAATCAAGATAGTCACAATCGCTTAATGGTAAAATGTTTGATCCGTCGTTATGGCCGACAAGGGGCGCTGATCCCGTTTTTGAATCTACCATTTGATTCAAAAAACATACAGCGCGTTCGCCGCCAGAGAGAATACTCGAATGGATGTTTTTGTTGCATTGCGTTTCTAACGCGACATACCACACCAACATATTGAGCATTAATCGGTGATAGACGGTTGAATGCTGTGCAAACGAACCGTCATCATAGATAAGGGCGTCAACTTCATGCTGAAGGGCTTTGAGCGCATACTGCTCCCAGCGTAAAGAAAATTCAGATTGATTCAATAAACGAACGGCTGTGATTAACCCAACGCATTCACTGATGCCATGATTGTTTGACTGGCTGAGGGCATAGTCAATATTGCCTGCAATGCGCTCACCCGTTGCTAAAACAAACTGGCGCCATCGTTTGAGTCTGTCACTGGTTGTTGCCGCGTCGTTTCTCAAAACTCGGATCGCAAAACAGGTCGCGATCAGTCGAAAGGAAGCCTCTTGGCCGCACTTCCAATGAACGCCAGTGTTTGGAGGGTTGTGATCAAGCCAATCCTCAAACAAACGCCAGAAACATTCAGCAAATTTTGAATCCTGACTATGCGCATAGGCGCGCGCTAAAGTGAATGCCCACGAAAAACGCCCCATTTCCCAGATCGCTTTAATGTCGCCAAATTCAAAGTCTGACAACTGTGACCAGTGGACGCCAGATTGAGCGCGTTCTTTCGTAAAAGGGTTCTGAAACCAATCTGGAGGGTTCCCTACATTCTTCTGGTGAAAACTGAAGAGAGTGAAATGTCCTTGAAGTATTTGTTCGGCTTCACAAATTACTTTGTTTGTCGGTGAATCGGACAGTTGAATGTGTTGTTGAAAATAACTGCGGAAATTCGAGTCGAATATTGGGATAAAACTCAATACGGATTCATCAATTTCTGGATCAGGAATCGAATCCCATGATGTACAGGGCATGCGCCGTTTCAACGCGCCTGTACGTATTCGTAGCCAATAGCGAAACCGAAATACAACCCAGCGGAAGCCGAGGTTGCGTAGTAAATAGTATAGGGTTCGAACTCGCATAGGGTGTTTGAAGTTATGCCCCGCCGTTTTTAAATGAATGATTTAATAGTGTTTCGAGATGGTGAATAATTCGTTTGGCGGTTTGGCCGTCCCACAATTCTGGAATCGACCCCGTTTTCCATTCTCCCGCGTGAATACGCTCAAAGTAAGTTTTTAAGTTGTCTGGGTTGGTTCCAACAAGTTCGTTTGTTCCTTCAGTAATTGTTTCTGGTCGTTCTGTCGAATCTCGCAAGGTCATACAGGGGACGCCCAATACAGTTGTTTCTTCTG
Encoded proteins:
- a CDS encoding heparinase II/III family protein — encoded protein: MPCTSWDSIPDPEIDESVLSFIPIFDSNFRSYFQQHIQLSDSPTNKVICEAEQILQGHFTLFSFHQKNVGNPPDWFQNPFTKERAQSGVHWSQLSDFEFGDIKAIWEMGRFSWAFTLARAYAHSQDSKFAECFWRLFEDWLDHNPPNTGVHWKCGQEASFRLIATCFAIRVLRNDAATTSDRLKRWRQFVLATGERIAGNIDYALSQSNNHGISECVGLITAVRLLNQSEFSLRWEQYALKALQHEVDALIYDDGSFAQHSTVYHRLMLNMLVWYVALETQCNKNIHSSILSGGERAVCFLNQMVDSKTGSAPLVGHNDGSNILPLSDCDYLDFRPALQTTAWFFAPNLLLRSGPWDEALYWLSGDSQLHSEREKHARSQNNMHAENGGHNIIHQPNSRLYFHSPAQFKHRPSHADLLHIGIWNKSEPITLEPGTFSYNTKDAFSHSMMDTSCHNTIEIDRSNQMEKVNRFLFLPWAKCCVNIKSDSNIEAVHSGYLNKGILHTRSVNALGNDHWVVTDRVANSNSANIHHYRLHWLLADWPYQYNQEAKTVMLKTPEGSYTIEWKTPGHSPVSTIIRADTNSSQGWWSPYYLHAAPALSLVIEITTNSNVIFETHFYPESRVNQ